The following DNA comes from Funiculus sociatus GB2-C1.
TGCTAGAGATTGACGCAAACGTTGCCAAATACCCTGGAGAAAGTTAAATTTCTGGTGACGACTCATATCTTTGTTATAAATCGTCTTTAGGGATGTTGTGTTGCACCTTCAGGGAGGTAAGAGAACCTGAAGTTTCGAGTAGCGATCGCGCAACACTCCAGATAAGGCCCGTAACCCCCACTCTTCGCAGCGACGATGACCAACTGCAACAACGCTGATACCAGTTTCTTTTACAGCAGCTTCAGCAGGTTGTCTCAACTGCCCTGTAATATATAAATCGACCTTACGCAACGCCGCCTCGCGTACCAGCGCATCTGTCATCGCGCCAACTACAGCAACCCGCTTCACCTCACCGCTAACTCCCGCCAGCACTTTGTCGCGTCCGCCGAAGATTTCGTTTAGACAACTACAGTAACTCACCATACTCTGAGTGGGAATTTCCCCCAGCATCCCAATTGGTCGCCCTTCTTTCTCACCCAACACCTCTAATGCAGACATTCCCAACACATCTGCAAGACGATTATTAAACCCCAGTGTCAGGCGTTCATCAAAAGCTAAATGATACGCGACCACACCTATATCTGGCGCTAACCCCGGTTCCAGTTTCCAGGGACGATGTAGAAATAAAGCATCTATTTGTCTAGATTTTGCCCATTCTACCAATCCATCCCAAGGTTCCAGCGCTAATCCAAAACGATGAATTGGGCGTGTTGAATGGTGGTAAATTCCGCCTTGGTCATCACCGAAACGATGGACGGCAAAGAATTGATTTAAAAATATAGCAATATCATTTATAGTGAGCATAATCTTACTTATAAAAAGAGTCAAAAGCTAGCTTGATCCCCCCCAGCCCTCCTTTTCAAGGCTACCGTGTATACACAAGTCTTCTAGCGCTGTCCTATAACGTTTTGATCCCCCCAACCCCCCTTAAAAAGGGGGGAACCGGAGTCAAAGTCCCCTTTTTAAGCAAGAGGCAAGGGGATCTCCAAGGATTTCTCTTCTGTATAGAGATGTGTATACAAGGCAGCTTTTCAAGGGGGGAGAATTAAGTCTTAGTCCCCCTTTTTAAGGGGGATGCAAGGGGGATCTCGACTGTTTAAGCGTCTCGATTATGACTTTTCAGACATCCTCTGAGAAGTTTGCTGTAATTTTTGCGC
Coding sequences within:
- a CDS encoding Nif3-like dinuclear metal center hexameric protein; translated protein: MLTINDIAIFLNQFFAVHRFGDDQGGIYHHSTRPIHRFGLALEPWDGLVEWAKSRQIDALFLHRPWKLEPGLAPDIGVVAYHLAFDERLTLGFNNRLADVLGMSALEVLGEKEGRPIGMLGEIPTQSMVSYCSCLNEIFGGRDKVLAGVSGEVKRVAVVGAMTDALVREAALRKVDLYITGQLRQPAEAAVKETGISVVAVGHRRCEEWGLRALSGVLRDRYSKLQVLLPP